Proteins encoded within one genomic window of Lagenorhynchus albirostris chromosome 9, mLagAlb1.1, whole genome shotgun sequence:
- the DBX1 gene encoding homeobox protein DBX1 — protein MMFPGLLAPPAGYPNLLRPTPTLTLPQSLQSAFSGHSSFLVEDLIRISRPPAYLPRSVPTASMSPPRQGAPAALTDTGASDLGSPGPGSRRGGSPQTAVSPASEPTFLKFGVNAILSSAPRTETSPALLQSVPPKTFAFPYFEGSFQPFIRSSYFPASSSVVPIPGTFSWPLGARGKPRRGMLRRAVFSDVQRKALEKMFQKQKYISKPDRKKLASKLGLKDSQVKIWFQNRRMKWRNSKERELLSSGGCREQTLPTKLNPHPDLSDVGQKGPGDDDDEEDEGPGSLRHRLVYHHPSPDPRHLRDPRLEGPLPHSPAHSGSPDKPSDFSDSEEDEEAEEEEITVS, from the exons ATGATGTTCCCCGGCCTCCTCGCGCCCCCAGCCGGGTACCCCAACCTCTTGCGCCCCACGCCCACCTTAACATTGCCCCAGTCCCTGCAGTCGGCATTTTCCGGCCACTcgagcttcctggtggaggatcTGATCCGCATCAGCCGACCCCCAGCCTACCTGCCCCGCAGCGTGCCCACCGCCAGCATGTCGCCCCCTAGGCAGGGGGCCCCTGCGGCTCTCACAGACACAGGGGCCTCGGACCTGGGCTCCCCGGGTCCAGGCAGCCGGCGGGGCGGCTCACCACAGACGGCCGTCTCCCCTGCCAGCGAGCCCACGTTTCTGAAGTTTGGAGTGAACGCCATCCTTTCTTCGGCGCCCAGAACTG AAACATCCCCCGCCTTGCTCCAGAGTGTCCCTCCCAAGACCTTCGCCTTTCCCTACTTTGAAGGCTCCTTCCAGCCTTTCATCAGATCTTCTTATTTCCCAG CGTCCTCCAGCGTCGTGCCCATCCCGGGGACCTTCTCCTGGCCACTGGGCGCTCGCGGCAAGCCTCGTAGGGGCATGCTGCGTCGAGCCGTGTTCTCCGACGTGCAGCGCAAGGCGCTGGAGAAGATGTTCCAGAAGCAGAAGTACATCAGCAAGCCCGACCGCAAGAAGCTGGCGTCCAAGCTGGGCTTGAAAGATTCACAG GTGAAAATCTGGTTCCAGAACCGACGCATGAAGTGGCGGAACTCCAAGGAGCGCGAGCTCCTGTCTAGCGGGGGCTGCCGCGAGCAGACCCTTCCCACCAAACTCAATCCGCACCCGGACCTCAGCGACGTGGGCCAGAAGGGTCCCGGGGACGACGACGACGAGGAGGACGAGGGCCCGGGCAGCCTCCGCCACCGCCTGGTCTATCATCACCCGTCCCCCGACCCTCGGCACCTGCGGGACCCGCGCCTGGAAGGGCCGCTGCCCCACTCGCCCGCGCACTCTGGCAGCCCCGACAAACCTTCGGACTTCTCCGACTCCGAGGAGGATGAGGAGGCTGAGGAGGAGGAGATCACCGTGTCTTAG